From Pseudomonas sp. FP2335, the proteins below share one genomic window:
- the rbbA gene encoding ribosome-associated ATPase/putative transporter RbbA has product MTGLALHASGISHRYGKQQALLDIAFSLPAGTRCGLIGPDGAGKSSLLGLIAGVKKLQAGQLEVLGGSIQDRRHRNSLYPRIAFMPQGLGGNLYPELSISENIRFFATLFGLSRADCDQRMHNLLLATDLARFAERPAGKLSGGMKQKLGLCCALIHDPDLLILDEPTTGVDPLSRRRFWELVETVRSERPQLTLLVATAYMEEAEQFEHCLMLDRGKLIADGLSSELAAATPSGKLDEAFTHFQGDSAHDNQPLLIPPRESANTDIAIEAHDLTLRFGDFTAVNKVSFAIGRGEIFGFLGSNGCGKTTTMKVLTGLMPATEGSAKLLGNPVNAKDLATRKRVGFMSQSFSLYGELSVRQNLVLHAQLFDLNPAESGPRIDELIQRFDLGDVAEQPSGELPLGLRQRLSLAVAVLHRPEVLILDEPTSGVDPAARDDFWRLLIELSREQGVTIFLSTHFMNEAQRCDRISLMHAGKVLACDTPHALQQQFHGDTLEAAFVTCLEQAQGEPEPTAPTATVSETAAPPVSKRGFSLARLLAVASREGKELLRDKVRMAFALLGAMFMMVIFGYGISLDVENLAFAVYDQDQTPQSRAYLEAFRSSRYFEEQPAIQDSSELHRRLQRSEIKLALEIPPGFGRDLYAGRQPTVAAWLDGGMPFRAETSRNYVEAVHQANLQQLGELSSRPQNTPAAAKLETRFRYNQDVVSVNAIGPGVMALILAFIPAMLTALGIVREKELGSITNFYATPLTRLEFLLGKQAPYLAVSLINLALLVAMNRWLFGVPFKGSGLTLAFGGLLYVLATTGMGLLISAFTRTQIAAILGTMIITSLPTIQFSGLIVPRSSLEGAAALMGMLFPAGHFLDIAVGTFTKALDLRQLWPQCLALFGFFVGFTGLSLIMLKKQEA; this is encoded by the coding sequence ATGACCGGCCTGGCGCTGCACGCCAGCGGGATCAGCCATCGCTACGGCAAACAACAGGCTTTGCTCGACATCGCCTTCAGCCTGCCCGCCGGAACGCGCTGCGGCTTGATCGGCCCGGACGGCGCAGGCAAGTCGAGCCTGCTGGGGTTGATCGCCGGGGTCAAAAAGCTCCAGGCAGGCCAGCTAGAGGTGCTTGGCGGCTCGATCCAGGACCGGCGCCACCGCAACAGCCTCTACCCGCGCATCGCCTTCATGCCCCAAGGGCTGGGCGGCAACCTGTACCCCGAGCTGTCGATCAGCGAAAACATCCGTTTCTTCGCCACGCTGTTCGGCCTGTCCAGAGCCGACTGCGACCAGCGCATGCACAACCTGCTGCTGGCCACCGACCTCGCACGCTTCGCCGAACGCCCGGCGGGCAAGCTGTCCGGCGGGATGAAGCAGAAGCTCGGCCTGTGCTGCGCGCTGATCCACGACCCGGACCTGCTGATCCTCGACGAACCCACCACCGGCGTCGATCCGCTGTCGCGCCGACGCTTCTGGGAGCTGGTAGAAACCGTACGCAGCGAGCGCCCGCAGCTGACGTTGCTGGTGGCGACGGCCTACATGGAAGAAGCCGAACAATTCGAACATTGCCTGATGCTCGATCGCGGCAAACTGATCGCCGACGGCCTGAGCAGCGAACTGGCCGCCGCCACACCCAGTGGCAAACTGGATGAGGCCTTCACCCACTTCCAGGGCGACAGCGCCCACGACAACCAACCGCTGCTGATCCCACCCCGGGAAAGTGCCAACACCGACATCGCCATCGAAGCCCACGACTTGACCCTGCGTTTCGGTGATTTCACCGCGGTGAACAAGGTCAGTTTCGCCATCGGCCGTGGCGAGATTTTCGGTTTCCTCGGTTCCAACGGTTGCGGCAAGACCACCACCATGAAGGTGCTGACCGGGCTGATGCCGGCCACCGAAGGCAGCGCGAAGTTGCTGGGCAACCCGGTGAATGCCAAGGACCTGGCCACCCGCAAGCGCGTGGGGTTCATGTCGCAGAGTTTCTCGCTGTATGGCGAACTCAGCGTGCGCCAGAACCTGGTACTGCACGCGCAGTTGTTCGACCTGAACCCGGCCGAGAGCGGGCCGCGGATCGACGAGTTGATCCAGCGTTTCGACCTCGGTGATGTCGCCGAGCAACCCTCCGGCGAACTGCCCCTGGGCCTGCGCCAGCGCCTGTCATTGGCGGTGGCGGTGCTGCATCGCCCGGAAGTGCTGATCCTCGACGAGCCGACCTCGGGCGTCGATCCGGCGGCGCGGGATGACTTCTGGCGGCTGCTGATCGAGTTGTCCCGCGAACAGGGCGTGACCATCTTTCTGTCCACACACTTTATGAACGAAGCCCAGCGCTGCGACCGCATTTCCTTGATGCACGCGGGCAAGGTGCTGGCCTGCGACACGCCGCACGCGCTGCAACAGCAGTTCCACGGCGACACCCTCGAAGCCGCCTTCGTCACCTGCCTGGAACAGGCCCAGGGCGAACCCGAGCCGACTGCGCCCACCGCCACGGTCAGCGAAACCGCGGCGCCGCCGGTGAGCAAGCGCGGTTTCAGCCTGGCGCGCTTGTTGGCCGTGGCCAGCCGCGAAGGCAAGGAACTGCTGCGCGACAAGGTGCGCATGGCCTTCGCCCTGCTCGGCGCGATGTTCATGATGGTGATCTTCGGCTACGGCATTTCCCTGGATGTGGAAAACCTCGCCTTCGCCGTCTATGACCAAGACCAGACCCCGCAGAGTCGCGCCTACCTGGAGGCGTTCCGCAGCTCGCGGTACTTCGAGGAGCAACCGGCGATTCAGGATTCGAGCGAACTGCACCGGCGCCTGCAACGCTCGGAAATCAAACTGGCCCTGGAGATCCCCCCCGGTTTTGGCCGCGACCTCTACGCAGGTCGCCAACCCACCGTGGCCGCCTGGCTCGACGGCGGCATGCCGTTTCGTGCGGAAACCAGCCGCAACTATGTAGAAGCCGTGCACCAAGCCAACCTCCAGCAACTGGGCGAACTGAGCAGCCGGCCACAAAACACCCCGGCAGCGGCCAAACTGGAAACGCGCTTTCGCTATAACCAGGACGTGGTCAGCGTAAACGCCATCGGCCCCGGCGTAATGGCGCTGATCCTGGCGTTTATTCCGGCGATGCTCACCGCCCTCGGCATCGTGCGTGAAAAGGAGCTGGGCTCGATCACCAACTTCTACGCCACGCCGCTCACACGCCTGGAGTTCCTGCTGGGCAAACAGGCGCCGTACCTGGCCGTCAGCCTGATCAACCTGGCACTGCTGGTGGCGATGAACCGCTGGCTGTTCGGCGTGCCATTCAAGGGCAGCGGCCTGACGTTGGCGTTCGGCGGCCTGCTGTATGTGCTGGCCACCACCGGCATGGGCCTGCTGATTTCCGCGTTCACCCGCACCCAGATCGCCGCGATCCTCGGCACCATGATCATCACCAGCCTGCCGACTATCCAGTTTTCCGGGCTGATCGTGCCGCGTTCGTCCCTGGAAGGCGCCGCCGCGCTGATGGGCATGCTGTTTCCGGCGGGGCATTTCCTCGACATTGCGGTAGGCACCTTTACCAAGGCCCTGGACCTGCGCCAGCTGTGGCCGCAGTGCCTGGCGCTGTTCGGTTTTTTCGTCGGGTTCACCGGGTTGAGCCTGATCATGCTCAAGAAGCAGGAGGCCTGA
- a CDS encoding ABC transporter permease: MHKFAHILRLGLKELTSLRHDSVLLLFLFYAFTVAIYMPAAGSVIGVHNASVAFIDEDHSTLSRQMAEALQPPEFQAPVPLAYDQLDKVMDSGAYTFVINVPANFQADLLAGRQPGVQVNVDATAMSQAFMGAGYIGRIFQRELLAYSGQTAAASNTPALLTTRALFNTNLEGGWFLAVIQIVNNITILAVVLTGTALLREREHGTLDHLLVLPLTALEIMLAKIWSNMLVVVLCTWVSLEVVVKGLLGVPLAGSLGLFLFVTALYLFASTALGIFLATLARSTPQFGLLAIPVIIPMLLLSGGSTPLDSMPEWLQWVMQASPSTHFVSLSAAILFRDAGVGVVWPDLLALAGIGLVFFAVALGRFRKSLAS, encoded by the coding sequence ATGCACAAGTTCGCGCACATCCTGCGCCTGGGTCTGAAGGAACTCACCAGCCTGCGCCACGACAGCGTCTTGCTGCTGTTCCTGTTCTACGCCTTCACCGTAGCCATCTATATGCCCGCCGCCGGTTCGGTGATTGGCGTACACAACGCCAGTGTGGCGTTTATCGACGAAGACCACAGCACGCTCTCGCGGCAGATGGCCGAAGCGCTGCAGCCACCCGAGTTTCAAGCGCCTGTGCCATTAGCCTATGACCAGTTGGACAAGGTCATGGACAGCGGCGCGTATACCTTCGTCATCAATGTGCCGGCGAATTTCCAGGCCGACCTGCTGGCCGGTCGCCAACCCGGCGTGCAGGTGAATGTGGACGCCACGGCGATGAGCCAGGCGTTTATGGGCGCGGGCTACATCGGGCGGATTTTCCAGCGTGAGCTGCTGGCCTATAGCGGGCAGACCGCTGCCGCGAGTAACACGCCGGCCCTGCTGACCACCCGCGCGCTGTTCAACACCAACCTGGAAGGCGGCTGGTTTCTGGCGGTGATCCAGATCGTCAACAACATCACCATCCTCGCCGTCGTGCTCACCGGCACTGCGCTGCTGCGGGAACGCGAGCACGGCACCCTCGACCATTTGCTGGTGCTGCCGCTGACCGCGCTGGAGATCATGCTGGCAAAAATCTGGAGCAACATGCTGGTGGTGGTGTTGTGCACCTGGGTGTCGCTGGAGGTGGTGGTCAAGGGTTTGCTCGGCGTACCGCTGGCGGGGTCGCTGGGGTTGTTCCTGTTTGTCACGGCCCTGTATCTGTTTGCCAGCACCGCACTGGGGATCTTTCTCGCCACACTGGCCCGTTCGACGCCGCAATTTGGCTTGCTGGCGATTCCGGTGATTATCCCGATGCTGTTGTTGTCCGGCGGCAGTACGCCGTTGGACAGCATGCCCGAGTGGTTGCAGTGGGTGATGCAGGCATCGCCCTCGACGCATTTTGTGAGCCTGAGCGCGGCGATTCTGTTTCGGGATGCGGGGGTGGGTGTGGTGTGGCCGGACTTGCTGGCGCTGGCGGGGATCGGGTTGGTGTTTTTTGCGGTGGCGCTGGGACGGTTCAGGAAGAGTTTGGCGTCCTGA
- a CDS encoding flagellar basal body-associated protein FliL: MKAWILLMLALTLPMAAQAQEAKEGEAPKVSYISLTPPFVGNYGLDGTAKLKVYKADIALRVTGTEAAAAVKANDALIRNQLVALFTQQTNETMSTVEGKEKLRQEALKQTQQVMNDETGKPVVEDLLFNNLIIQ, translated from the coding sequence GTGAAAGCGTGGATCCTGTTGATGCTGGCCCTGACCTTGCCGATGGCAGCCCAGGCCCAGGAAGCGAAAGAAGGCGAGGCGCCGAAAGTCAGCTATATCAGCCTGACGCCACCGTTCGTCGGCAACTATGGCCTGGACGGCACCGCCAAGCTGAAGGTGTACAAGGCCGACATCGCCCTGCGCGTGACCGGCACCGAGGCGGCCGCGGCGGTCAAAGCCAACGATGCGTTGATCCGTAATCAACTGGTGGCGCTGTTCACCCAGCAGACCAACGAGACCATGAGCACCGTCGAAGGCAAAGAGAAACTGCGCCAGGAAGCGTTGAAGCAGACTCAGCAAGTGATGAACGATGAGACGGGCAAGCCAGTGGTGGAAGATCTGTTGTTCAACAACCTGATCATTCAGTAA